AATCAAGAGAAAACACGCTTATCACAGCCACATTCTCACCAAGAAGACGAAGAAGCAGAAGAGAAACCTCGACCATTTCGCTATGATCGACAAGGTCGATGTGAA
This sequence is a window from Fibrobacter sp.. Protein-coding genes within it:
- the rpmI gene encoding 50S ribosomal protein L35, which produces MPKLKTNTGSKKRFTLTGSGKIKRKHAYHSHILTKKTKKQKRNLDHFAMIDKVDVKRVKALLVK